A window of the Cellvibrio sp. pealriver genome harbors these coding sequences:
- the rseP gene encoding RIP metalloprotease RseP, whose translation MEFIQTVLSFLVALLILVSIHEFGHFYVARRCGVKVLRFSIGFGRVLWSRRDNQGTEYALAALPLGGYVKMLDEREATVLPEERQFAFNNKNVWQRIAIVAAGPIANFILAILLFWVLLLQGQKDLIPVIDQVTPGSIAAQAGLEAGQEIIAVDGTPTPTWQALNRALLNRLGESGALSIVAAYPDSHFQYESEVQLVDWMRDSIDPNPVAGLGITLHLPIPPVVGEVALGGAAEKAGLKTGDIILQVNGIVVDNWPDWVEFIQESPETPLNVSLERDGRIVDLQVIPDAVEEDGHRIGRIGAGVQAYTLPENLIRTYEYNLVSAFVAGVNKTWETSGFVLLSIKKLILGEISTKNLSGPISIAKVAGSSAESGLKSFIGFVALLSVFLAVFNLLPIPVLDGGHLFYYFIEVIKGKPVSDRVQMLGYQVGLFLVISLSVLALYNDILRL comes from the coding sequence GTGGAATTCATCCAGACTGTTTTGTCTTTTTTGGTTGCATTACTGATTCTTGTGTCCATTCACGAGTTTGGACATTTTTATGTTGCTCGTCGCTGTGGTGTAAAGGTCTTGCGGTTTTCAATTGGCTTTGGGCGGGTGCTTTGGTCTCGTCGTGATAACCAGGGTACTGAGTATGCTTTGGCTGCATTGCCGTTGGGCGGTTATGTCAAAATGCTGGATGAACGCGAAGCAACGGTTCTTCCCGAGGAGCGTCAGTTTGCCTTTAATAATAAGAATGTGTGGCAGCGTATTGCGATTGTAGCCGCAGGGCCGATTGCCAATTTTATTCTGGCGATTCTTTTGTTCTGGGTGCTGTTACTGCAAGGCCAAAAAGATCTTATACCAGTTATCGATCAGGTTACCCCGGGATCTATTGCTGCTCAGGCTGGTTTGGAAGCAGGGCAGGAAATTATCGCTGTCGATGGGACACCAACGCCTACTTGGCAAGCTTTGAACAGGGCTTTATTGAATCGATTGGGTGAGAGTGGGGCACTCAGTATTGTGGCTGCTTATCCTGATTCACATTTTCAATATGAGTCAGAAGTTCAGTTGGTTGATTGGATGCGGGATTCTATCGATCCTAATCCCGTCGCGGGGTTGGGGATTACCCTGCATCTTCCAATACCGCCGGTAGTAGGCGAAGTTGCACTTGGCGGTGCAGCAGAAAAAGCCGGACTTAAAACTGGCGATATTATTTTACAGGTCAATGGTATTGTTGTAGACAATTGGCCTGACTGGGTTGAGTTCATCCAGGAAAGTCCGGAAACCCCCCTCAATGTAAGTCTTGAGCGTGATGGCAGGATTGTGGATTTACAAGTAATTCCGGATGCAGTCGAAGAAGATGGGCACCGTATTGGTCGCATTGGTGCGGGAGTCCAAGCGTATACACTACCCGAGAATTTAATCCGTACTTATGAATACAATCTCGTCAGTGCTTTTGTTGCAGGCGTTAATAAAACCTGGGAAACCTCTGGATTTGTTCTTTTATCAATCAAAAAATTGATTCTTGGCGAAATTTCTACGAAAAACTTGAGTGGACCGATAAGCATTGCTAAGGTGGCGGGCTCTTCAGCCGAGAGTGGCCTGAAAAGTTTTATTGGTTTTGTCGCTCTGCTCAGCGTATTTCTAGCAGTTTTCAACCTTTTACCTATCCCGGTATTGGATGGTGGTCACTTATTTTATTACTTTATTGAAGTAATTAAGGGGAAACCGGTGTCCGACAGAGTGCAGATGCTAGGGTATCAGGTTGGACTCTTTTTGGTGATAAGCCTAAGTGTGCTAGCGCTGTATAACGACATACTGCGGCTTTAA
- the bamA gene encoding outer membrane protein assembly factor BamA has translation MKRVLMRFIGCFLVLLLSCAVQAQTFRVSDIRVEGLQRVSAGTVFSALPIRVGDVLNQSDIQNATRELFKVGYFSDVAIKRDGDVLVLVIKERPAINSIELKGNKAIKTENLMDSLKDNNLSEGQIFQRATLEGITQALQREYVNQGRYGASVNIEIEDMPRNQVKVLVKIDEGSPSRIKQINIVGNHSYTEEELVDLFELKTTGMWSWISGNDKYNKEKMKGDLERLESWYMDRGYLNFKIDSSQISLSPDKAKIFITINVTEGDIYKVSDIDLAGDPAIDEEIIRSMILMRKDQIFSQILMTTSEEYVTKRLGNEGYTFAKVEGMPERNDADKTVKITFFIEPGKRAYVNRINFRGNTKTIDEVLRREMRQMEGGSANSAQIENSKVRLERLGFFKEVKVENKEVPGTSDQIDVEYTVEEQPSGSMGLQVGYAQYSGLLFSASIQQNNWFGTGKQVGFSFSHNRYQTAYNFNYNDPYFTPDGVSRGVNLYYTKSDYGSYNITPYSTNVYGGKLNFGYPISDIERIGFDIGLRSLEVEPTGYSSQEIIRSPFWNDKIGYITQQENYDLIQRAQQGIDYPNGSYEIKTVTEDMLGAPGFLDIYGDTFNDAQLSMYWMRSTLNRGVLANRGASQQLSFELSLPGGDLQYYKFDYNGQIFKPLTRSLTLRLHTRLGYAASYGDLDELPFFEHYYAGGFGSVRGFERNTLGPRSSPRRSADETITATVWDDLNGDGIAQSNERGGLAYVLCEDSNAPGIGANSDGYPRLCNPGELITDVIVGSTYTSRTRGAFGGNVLIQGGAEILFPLPFIKDQRSLQTTFFVDAGNVFDTDCGATQLNCYGIDIDRINASVGFGLTWISGFGPMTFSIAEPFRENEYDRTEVFQFSLGQTF, from the coding sequence ATGAAGCGAGTTTTGATGCGATTTATTGGCTGTTTTTTGGTGCTCTTGCTGTCTTGTGCTGTGCAAGCGCAAACTTTCCGTGTCAGTGACATCCGTGTAGAAGGGCTGCAACGCGTTTCTGCAGGTACGGTCTTCAGTGCTCTGCCTATACGCGTCGGTGATGTGTTGAATCAGTCAGATATACAAAATGCAACCCGTGAACTGTTCAAGGTCGGTTACTTTTCGGATGTAGCGATTAAGCGTGATGGTGATGTATTGGTATTGGTCATCAAAGAGCGCCCAGCGATCAATAGTATTGAACTGAAAGGCAACAAAGCTATTAAGACTGAAAACCTGATGGATAGCCTTAAAGATAATAATTTATCAGAAGGTCAAATTTTCCAGCGTGCTACATTAGAAGGCATAACTCAGGCATTGCAGCGTGAGTACGTAAATCAGGGGCGCTATGGAGCAAGCGTCAATATTGAAATTGAAGATATGCCACGTAACCAGGTCAAAGTTCTGGTAAAAATCGACGAGGGTAGCCCATCCCGTATCAAGCAAATCAATATTGTCGGTAATCACAGCTATACCGAAGAAGAATTGGTAGATCTCTTCGAATTAAAAACTACAGGTATGTGGTCCTGGATTTCAGGTAACGACAAATACAACAAAGAAAAAATGAAAGGGGATTTGGAGCGGCTGGAATCCTGGTATATGGATAGAGGCTATTTGAATTTCAAAATTGATTCATCTCAAATCTCATTGAGTCCTGATAAAGCCAAAATTTTTATTACTATCAATGTCACAGAAGGCGACATCTATAAAGTTAGCGATATCGATTTGGCGGGTGATCCTGCTATCGATGAAGAAATTATCCGCAGCATGATTTTAATGCGTAAGGATCAGATTTTTTCTCAAATTCTCATGACAACCTCTGAGGAATACGTTACCAAACGCTTGGGCAATGAGGGGTATACATTTGCCAAAGTCGAGGGGATGCCTGAACGGAACGATGCTGATAAAACCGTAAAAATTACTTTCTTTATTGAGCCAGGCAAACGCGCATATGTGAATCGTATTAATTTCCGCGGCAACACTAAAACGATCGATGAGGTGTTGCGCCGTGAGATGCGTCAAATGGAAGGTGGTTCTGCAAACTCTGCACAAATCGAAAATTCAAAAGTGCGACTGGAACGTTTGGGCTTCTTTAAAGAGGTCAAAGTAGAAAATAAAGAAGTTCCGGGCACTTCAGATCAGATAGATGTTGAATACACTGTTGAAGAGCAGCCATCTGGAAGTATGGGATTACAAGTAGGCTACGCTCAATATTCCGGGCTATTGTTCTCAGCGAGTATTCAACAAAACAACTGGTTTGGAACAGGTAAGCAGGTAGGCTTTAGTTTTAGTCACAATCGTTATCAGACAGCCTATAATTTTAATTACAATGATCCTTACTTTACCCCCGATGGTGTAAGCCGTGGTGTGAATTTGTATTACACCAAGAGTGACTATGGCTCATATAACATTACTCCTTACAGCACAAACGTATATGGTGGAAAACTAAATTTTGGTTATCCTATTTCAGACATTGAGCGTATTGGCTTTGATATAGGTCTACGTAGTTTGGAAGTTGAACCTACAGGATATTCATCACAAGAAATTATTCGCAGTCCGTTTTGGAACGATAAAATTGGCTATATAACCCAGCAAGAAAATTATGACTTGATCCAAAGAGCGCAGCAGGGAATTGATTATCCCAACGGTAGCTATGAAATTAAAACGGTTACTGAGGATATGCTTGGAGCTCCCGGGTTTCTTGATATTTATGGCGATACATTTAATGATGCTCAATTGAGCATGTATTGGATGCGTTCAACTCTCAATCGTGGAGTTTTGGCAAATCGTGGTGCTTCGCAGCAATTAAGCTTTGAGCTTTCATTGCCTGGCGGCGACCTGCAATATTATAAGTTCGACTACAATGGTCAAATTTTTAAGCCGCTAACTCGTTCTCTAACATTGCGCTTACATACTCGCTTGGGCTACGCGGCTTCCTATGGAGATTTGGACGAGCTTCCATTTTTTGAACACTACTATGCGGGCGGTTTTGGATCGGTTCGTGGCTTTGAGCGCAATACTCTTGGTCCCCGTAGTTCACCACGCCGGAGTGCAGATGAGACGATAACAGCTACTGTATGGGATGACCTTAACGGTGACGGTATCGCCCAATCTAATGAGCGTGGCGGCTTAGCTTACGTGTTGTGTGAAGATTCAAATGCGCCCGGTATAGGAGCTAATAGCGATGGGTACCCACGCCTTTGTAATCCAGGTGAGCTGATAACCGATGTAATAGTGGGTAGTACATACACTAGCCGCACCCGTGGTGCATTTGGTGGTAATGTGTTGATTCAGGGTGGTGCGGAAATTTTATTCCCGCTGCCATTCATCAAAGATCAACGTTCTCTGCAAACGACATTCTTCGTAGATGCCGGTAACGTATTTGATACTGATTGCGGCGCAACCCAATTGAATTGCTATGGCATTGATATTGATCGTATTAACGCGTCAGTTGGGTTTGGTTTGACTTGGATATCCGGCTTTGGCCCTATGACATTTAGTATTGCTGAGCCGTTTAGGGAAAATGAATATGATCGTACAGAAGTGTTCCAGTTCTCCTTGGGGCAAACTTTCTAA
- a CDS encoding OmpH family outer membrane protein: MLAAVVLSLVSAVSWAQGKIVVLDPTAAVMGTAAAKAKFEKLQKSAEFAAAKAKLDGLAADIKALQAEYQKDGMTWSAEKRAESEKKLQSLGQDYQFQGKKLQTEQQALMQQIMQELGPKMESVVKQLVDSEKITMIVDAKAVMMAKPENDLTPKVTALLDKAK; this comes from the coding sequence ATGTTGGCTGCTGTGGTGTTATCTTTGGTCTCGGCAGTATCTTGGGCGCAAGGTAAAATAGTTGTTCTTGATCCGACAGCTGCTGTGATGGGTACTGCTGCAGCCAAAGCAAAATTTGAAAAGTTGCAAAAAAGCGCTGAATTTGCAGCGGCAAAAGCAAAGCTTGATGGTTTGGCTGCGGATATCAAAGCATTACAAGCTGAGTATCAAAAAGATGGTATGACGTGGAGCGCTGAAAAGCGTGCAGAGAGCGAGAAAAAGTTGCAAAGCCTTGGACAAGATTATCAATTTCAGGGCAAAAAGCTGCAAACTGAACAACAAGCACTCATGCAGCAAATCATGCAAGAGCTGGGTCCGAAAATGGAATCAGTGGTAAAGCAATTGGTCGATTCAGAAAAAATTACTATGATTGTTGATGCCAAAGCAGTCATGATGGCAAAGCCTGAAAATGATCTGACGCCTAAAGTTACTGCCTTGCTTGATAAAGCTAAATAG
- the lpxD gene encoding UDP-3-O-(3-hydroxymyristoyl)glucosamine N-acyltransferase, with the protein MKRSYTLSDLAIKLNAEVVGDPSHEIMALSTLQSATPKDLSFIANPAYKKFLASTKAGALLVNPDFAKEYSGNKLIVKNPYLAYAQLSAVFEVLRAPYSGIHPTAVVGVDCQLGEAVSIGANAVIGDGVILGDGVVIGPGSYVGNDSVVGKNTRLAANVSIYHGVIIGADCMLHSGCVIGADGFGFAPDAGGWVKIHQLGGVKIGNKVEVGACTCIDRGALDDTEIADGAIIDNHVQIGHNVRIGRNTAIAAHTAIAGSTIIGANCTIAGAVAIAGHLTLADKVHISGKSMVSASINEPGSYSSGTPLAPTKDWRKNAARFRQLDNLATRLIKLERTHGAE; encoded by the coding sequence GTGAAGCGCTCTTATACATTGTCAGATCTGGCAATCAAGCTTAATGCTGAAGTTGTCGGTGATCCATCGCATGAAATAATGGCGCTTTCAACATTGCAGTCAGCAACACCCAAAGATTTAAGTTTTATTGCTAATCCCGCATATAAAAAATTTCTCGCATCTACGAAAGCTGGAGCCTTATTGGTTAACCCGGATTTTGCTAAAGAATACAGCGGGAACAAATTGATTGTAAAAAATCCATATCTTGCTTATGCACAGCTTTCTGCTGTTTTTGAAGTACTGCGTGCTCCCTATTCTGGAATTCATCCTACAGCGGTAGTTGGGGTTGATTGTCAGTTAGGTGAGGCGGTTTCTATTGGTGCCAATGCTGTTATTGGTGATGGCGTTATTCTTGGCGATGGTGTTGTTATTGGCCCTGGCAGTTATGTTGGTAATGACAGTGTGGTTGGTAAAAACACGCGTCTGGCTGCCAATGTGAGTATTTATCACGGGGTAATTATTGGTGCTGATTGCATGTTACACAGTGGTTGTGTGATCGGTGCAGATGGTTTTGGATTTGCTCCAGATGCAGGAGGGTGGGTTAAGATCCATCAGTTGGGTGGAGTAAAAATAGGTAATAAAGTAGAAGTCGGGGCATGTACTTGCATTGATCGTGGTGCTCTCGATGATACTGAAATTGCTGACGGTGCAATCATCGATAACCACGTGCAAATAGGCCACAATGTTCGCATTGGGCGCAATACTGCAATTGCTGCGCATACAGCAATTGCGGGCAGTACAATAATAGGTGCTAATTGCACGATAGCTGGTGCAGTTGCTATTGCCGGGCATTTAACTTTAGCTGATAAAGTTCATATCTCTGGCAAAAGTATGGTTTCTGCATCTATCAATGAACCTGGTTCTTATTCTTCCGGTACTCCTTTAGCACCAACAAAAGATTGGCGCAAAAATGCCGCGCGTTTTCGTCAATTGGATAACTTGGCTACACGCTTAATAAAACTCGAACGCACTCATGGTGCGGAATAA
- the fabZ gene encoding 3-hydroxyacyl-ACP dehydratase FabZ: MMDVNEIRQYLPHRYPFLLVDRVVELIEGESIIAYKNITVNEEVFNGHFPQSPVFPGVMIIEAMAQASGILGFKTMNKKPQDGSIYLFAGVDDVRFKRQVVPGDRLQLESRVISEKRGIWKFECKASVDGILAASATILCADRKL; encoded by the coding sequence ATGATGGACGTTAACGAAATTCGCCAATACTTACCTCATCGTTATCCATTTTTGTTAGTGGATCGCGTTGTGGAGTTGATTGAGGGCGAATCAATTATCGCTTATAAAAATATTACCGTTAACGAAGAGGTTTTTAATGGGCATTTCCCTCAAAGTCCTGTTTTCCCCGGTGTAATGATTATTGAAGCTATGGCTCAGGCGTCGGGGATTCTGGGTTTCAAAACAATGAATAAAAAACCACAAGACGGTTCTATTTACTTGTTTGCCGGTGTTGATGATGTTCGTTTCAAACGTCAGGTTGTACCTGGTGATCGATTGCAGCTTGAATCACGTGTCATTTCAGAAAAGCGTGGTATTTGGAAATTCGAATGTAAAGCCAGTGTTGATGGCATATTAGCTGCCTCTGCAACCATCCTCTGTGCAGACCGCAAACTCTAA
- the lpxA gene encoding acyl-ACP--UDP-N-acetylglucosamine O-acyltransferase, whose translation MIDSSAIIHPDAKLAADVKIGPWTIIGPDVEIGEGCVIASHVVLKGPTKIGRHNRIYQFSTIGEDTPDLKYKGEPTRLVIGDNNIIREGVTIHRGTIQDRSETTIGDNNLLMAYVHVGHDSVIGNNCILVNNTALAGHVHIGDWAILSGFTLVHQFCKIGAHSFSGMGSAIGKDVPAYIMVNGSPAEAKNINVEGLRRRGFSKDEIALLSKAYKIIYRRGLTLDEALAELNPFVNDSPALQVLIDSLNASTRGIVR comes from the coding sequence TTGATAGATTCATCCGCAATTATTCATCCCGACGCCAAGCTTGCTGCTGATGTGAAGATTGGTCCTTGGACAATAATTGGTCCCGATGTGGAAATTGGGGAGGGTTGTGTCATAGCTTCCCATGTTGTGTTGAAAGGCCCAACTAAAATTGGCAGGCATAACCGTATATATCAGTTCTCTACTATTGGTGAAGATACCCCTGATTTAAAATATAAGGGCGAACCAACGCGTCTGGTTATTGGCGATAACAATATCATCAGAGAAGGTGTGACTATTCATCGTGGCACCATACAAGATCGCAGTGAAACTACAATTGGCGATAACAATCTATTAATGGCTTATGTTCACGTTGGCCATGACAGTGTTATTGGGAACAATTGTATCTTGGTAAATAACACTGCTCTGGCTGGGCATGTGCATATCGGTGATTGGGCAATTTTGAGTGGATTCACTCTTGTCCATCAGTTTTGCAAAATTGGCGCGCACAGTTTTTCAGGTATGGGCAGCGCGATTGGTAAGGATGTGCCTGCATATATAATGGTGAATGGAAGTCCTGCTGAAGCGAAGAATATTAACGTCGAGGGGTTGCGTCGCCGTGGTTTTAGCAAAGATGAAATTGCACTCTTGAGCAAGGCCTACAAAATTATTTATCGTCGCGGTTTGACATTAGATGAAGCTCTTGCAGAGTTGAATCCATTTGTTAATGATAGTCCTGCATTGCAAGTGCTAATCGATTCTCTTAATGCCTCGACGCGCGGTATTGTCCGTTAG
- the lpxB gene encoding lipid-A-disaccharide synthase — protein MSDHIHIGIVVGEASGDILGAALMQELRNHFPNAEFSGIGGPRMLAQGFHSYFAQDRLAVMGLIEPLKRLPELLRIRKFLRDHFIANPPAVFIGIDSPDFTISLEAALKQSGIKTVHYVSPSVWAWRQKRVLKIARAVDLMLTLLPFEAKFYHKHNVPVEFVGHHLADEIPLAVDKVAARKALDLPEEGRIVALLPGSRASEVERMGELFMRTAVYCLEQDPSLQFIIPAASPDRYRQLHIELNDYVDFPIELINGHSHEAMAAADVVLLASGTVTLEALLLKKPMVVAYKMAPLTFKILSWLVKTPWVSLPNLLAQKMLVPELLQDKATPEALSAAIMNYFENPDDAIELAQTFMQMHGELKRDASARAADAIAKLIIKN, from the coding sequence ATGTCTGATCACATACATATAGGTATTGTTGTCGGAGAAGCCTCTGGCGATATTCTCGGTGCAGCTTTAATGCAAGAGCTGCGTAACCATTTCCCGAATGCTGAATTTTCTGGAATCGGCGGCCCTCGCATGTTGGCGCAAGGCTTTCATTCCTATTTTGCGCAAGACCGTCTCGCAGTGATGGGTTTGATTGAGCCACTCAAACGCTTGCCTGAATTATTGCGCATTCGTAAGTTTTTGCGCGATCACTTTATTGCAAATCCCCCAGCTGTATTTATTGGAATCGACTCACCTGATTTTACAATTTCTCTTGAGGCTGCGCTCAAGCAGAGTGGAATAAAAACTGTGCATTATGTGAGTCCATCGGTATGGGCTTGGCGACAAAAGCGTGTACTGAAAATCGCTCGTGCCGTGGACTTGATGCTCACTCTGCTCCCATTTGAGGCAAAGTTTTATCACAAACATAATGTCCCCGTAGAGTTTGTCGGACATCATCTGGCTGATGAAATTCCATTGGCTGTCGATAAAGTAGCAGCGCGCAAAGCTCTGGATTTACCTGAGGAGGGACGGATAGTTGCGCTTTTGCCGGGCAGTAGAGCCAGTGAGGTCGAGCGCATGGGTGAGTTGTTCATGCGTACTGCGGTTTATTGTCTTGAGCAAGATCCCAGTCTGCAATTTATTATCCCAGCCGCTAGCCCGGATCGTTATCGTCAGCTGCATATTGAGTTAAATGATTATGTTGATTTTCCCATTGAGCTTATTAATGGGCATTCTCATGAAGCTATGGCGGCAGCAGATGTCGTGCTACTTGCGTCGGGAACCGTAACGCTAGAAGCATTATTGTTGAAAAAGCCAATGGTTGTTGCTTATAAAATGGCACCGCTCACGTTTAAAATTTTATCCTGGTTGGTAAAAACTCCCTGGGTTTCACTGCCGAATTTGCTTGCGCAAAAAATGTTGGTGCCAGAGTTGCTGCAAGACAAAGCAACTCCTGAGGCGTTAAGTGCAGCGATAATGAACTACTTTGAAAACCCTGATGATGCTATTGAGTTGGCTCAAACATTTATGCAGATGCACGGCGAATTAAAGCGTGATGCCAGTGCCCGTGCCGCGGATGCTATTGCCAAACTAATCATTAAAAATTAA
- the rnhB gene encoding ribonuclease HII → MLEPFVSVYQGFLCAGCDEVGRGPLAGDVVAAAVILDPDNPIIGLDDSKKLTEKKRELLFDEIQQKAKSWCIARASVSEIDKINILQASLLAMTRAVQGLHIQPEHVLVDGNKLPKWHYPAEAVVKGDSRVAAISAASILAKVTRDREMIELDKIYPGYGFADHKGYPTKVHMEALDRLGITPIHRTSYAPVKSKIEQIALF, encoded by the coding sequence GTGCTAGAGCCTTTCGTCAGTGTTTATCAAGGATTCCTTTGTGCAGGTTGTGATGAGGTGGGGCGAGGGCCTTTAGCTGGTGATGTTGTCGCCGCTGCCGTTATTCTTGATCCCGATAATCCAATTATTGGATTAGATGATTCAAAAAAACTGACTGAAAAAAAACGCGAACTGTTATTTGACGAGATACAACAAAAAGCAAAAAGTTGGTGTATTGCACGAGCTTCTGTTTCAGAAATCGATAAAATTAATATTTTACAAGCCAGTTTGTTAGCAATGACCCGTGCTGTTCAAGGTTTACATATTCAGCCTGAGCATGTTCTGGTTGATGGTAATAAATTACCTAAATGGCATTATCCTGCTGAGGCAGTTGTTAAGGGCGATAGTCGTGTTGCTGCGATTAGTGCTGCATCCATACTCGCCAAAGTAACGCGCGACCGTGAAATGATTGAACTGGATAAAATATATCCTGGATATGGTTTTGCCGATCATAAAGGATATCCCACCAAAGTTCATATGGAAGCGTTGGATCGTTTAGGTATTACGCCTATACATCGAACATCCTATGCTCCTGTGAAATCCAAAATTGAACAAATAGCATTGTTTTAG